The Afipia massiliensis genome has a segment encoding these proteins:
- a CDS encoding glycerophosphodiester phosphodiesterase, with translation MAARAPGWLTARPIAHRGLHDRTRGIIENMPSAIDAAVADNFAIEVDLQPSADFEAMVHHDYELGRLTQGAGELLSLTADQLKQVGFKHTSDHMMTLGDLCARVAGRVPLVLEIKSRFNGDRRLVTRMAEVLASYTGPVAAMSFDPDQVTAIRDLMPDLTRGIVAERHYTDGEWKQLPPGKIREMTGLRHGFRTQPHFVSYRVDDLPAPAPWIARNVFGCALITWTVRTPEQRVRTARYADQMTFEGFIPE, from the coding sequence ATGGCTGCGCGTGCACCCGGCTGGCTGACGGCGCGGCCGATCGCCCATCGCGGCCTGCACGATCGCACGCGCGGCATTATTGAAAACATGCCATCGGCGATCGACGCTGCGGTCGCCGACAACTTTGCCATCGAGGTTGACCTTCAGCCATCGGCTGACTTTGAGGCGATGGTGCATCACGATTATGAGCTGGGCCGCCTCACCCAGGGGGCCGGCGAGTTGCTTTCGCTCACCGCGGATCAACTCAAGCAGGTTGGATTCAAGCACACGTCCGATCACATGATGACGCTCGGCGATCTCTGCGCGCGTGTCGCAGGGCGCGTGCCGCTGGTGCTGGAGATCAAGAGCCGGTTCAACGGCGACCGGCGGCTGGTGACCCGGATGGCGGAGGTGCTGGCGTCCTACACCGGCCCGGTGGCGGCGATGTCGTTCGACCCCGATCAGGTGACTGCGATCCGCGATCTGATGCCGGACCTCACGCGCGGCATTGTCGCGGAACGCCACTACACCGACGGCGAATGGAAGCAGTTGCCGCCCGGAAAAATCCGCGAGATGACCGGCCTGCGCCACGGCTTCCGCACGCAACCCCATTTTGTCAGCTATCGGGTCGACGATTTGCCCGCGCCTGCGCCATGGATTGCGCGCAACGTCTTCGGTTGTGCGCTCATTACATGGACTGTGCGCACGCCGGAACAGCGCGTACGAACTGCACGTTACGCCGACCAGATGACCTTCGAAGGTTTCATCCCGGAGTAA
- a CDS encoding RidA family protein, whose protein sequence is MAGTVEQKLNALGIVLHEPNPPVANYVGFVRTGNLLFVSGQVCNTPEGKLIAKGKLGASVTVEQGAAAARGCAINLLAQVKMALGDLDKVARVVRLGGFVNAMPDFLDGPKVLNGASDLMVAAFGDKGRHARTTVGVAALPSDAAVEVEGIFEVS, encoded by the coding sequence ATGGCGGGAACGGTCGAGCAGAAGTTGAACGCGCTGGGCATCGTGTTGCACGAGCCTAATCCGCCGGTGGCGAACTACGTCGGATTCGTGCGCACCGGAAATCTGCTGTTCGTCTCGGGCCAGGTCTGCAACACGCCGGAAGGCAAGCTGATCGCAAAGGGCAAGCTCGGCGCCAGTGTGACCGTCGAGCAAGGCGCCGCCGCCGCGCGCGGATGCGCGATCAATCTGCTGGCGCAGGTCAAGATGGCGCTCGGCGATCTCGACAAGGTGGCGCGCGTGGTGCGTCTCGGCGGCTTCGTCAATGCGATGCCGGATTTCCTCGACGGGCCGAAGGTGCTCAACGGCGCTTCGGATCTGATGGTCGCCGCATTCGGCGACAAGGGCCGGCATGCACGTACCACCGTCGGCGTGGCCGCTCTTCCGTCGGACGCCGCGGTCGAAGTCGAAGGTATCTTCGAAGTTTCGTGA
- a CDS encoding cell envelope integrity EipB family protein produces MRRARRISGCGSLALLMSAAVLAPGTTGAQAAPSVAFLAHQAVYDLSLKTSRGNASVNNATGRILYNFAGSACEGYTTEFRQVSRLDAGESKTTLSDLRSTSWEDGEGKSYRFKIETRMNDADVTSVDGIAEREGTTVKVKLKKPKAKTFTIEGAVFPTEQVKLIIEAARQGKSVLELVIYDGSDDGEKVYNTLTVIGQPIPGTKAPTKPDATTDNEKFKSQTRWPVTVSYYDRATKPNSGEQTPIYAMSFELYEDGVSRALSLDYNDFVIAGAMGKIDVKETKPCK; encoded by the coding sequence ATGCGTCGCGCGCGCCGGATTTCAGGTTGTGGATCGCTTGCCCTGCTTATGTCAGCCGCGGTTCTCGCGCCGGGCACGACCGGAGCACAGGCTGCACCCAGCGTTGCCTTTCTCGCGCATCAGGCCGTCTATGATCTGAGCCTGAAGACATCGCGGGGCAATGCCAGCGTCAACAATGCGACCGGCCGTATCCTGTACAACTTCGCGGGCAGTGCGTGCGAGGGCTACACCACCGAATTCCGGCAGGTGTCGCGGCTCGACGCCGGCGAAAGCAAAACCACGCTGAGCGATCTGCGTTCCACCAGTTGGGAAGACGGCGAGGGCAAGAGCTATCGCTTCAAGATCGAGACTCGCATGAACGACGCCGATGTGACGTCGGTCGATGGCATCGCGGAGCGTGAGGGCACGACGGTCAAGGTCAAGTTGAAGAAACCCAAGGCCAAGACCTTCACCATCGAAGGCGCTGTGTTTCCGACGGAGCAGGTCAAGCTGATCATCGAGGCCGCGCGCCAAGGCAAGTCGGTGCTCGAACTCGTGATCTATGACGGATCGGACGACGGCGAGAAGGTCTACAACACGCTCACGGTGATCGGACAACCCATTCCGGGAACGAAAGCCCCGACGAAGCCGGATGCCACGACGGACAACGAGAAGTTCAAATCGCAGACGCGGTGGCCGGTCACGGTCAGTTATTATGATCGTGCGACGAAACCCAATTCCGGTGAGCAGACCCCGATCTATGCGATGTCGTTCGAACTGTACGAGGACGGCGTCTCGCGTGCGCTGTCGCTGGACTACAACGATTTCGTCATCGCGGGCGCGATGGGCAAGATCGATGTCAAGGAAACCAAGCCCTGCAAATAG
- a CDS encoding DNA polymerase IV: MSDRPPADLTGFCRDCLSDVAARTMRCAECGSPRLIRHRTLGALTLAHIDCDAFYATVEKRDNPDIADKPVIIGGGKRGVVSAACYIARTYGVRSAMPMFKALDLCPSAVVVRPDMAKYVRVGREVRHAMMALTPLVEPLSIDEAFLDLSGTELVHGMIPAKVLARFASQVERDIGITVSVGLSVNKFLAKIASDLDKPRGFAALDQEEARTMLAERPVGFIYGVGPASQEKLSQRGFRLIKDLQRADEIDLMKQFGPEGRRLWRLARGIDDRKVVADRGAKTISNETTLESDVRDFPTLEKILWRLCEKVSSRLKSGDLSGSTITLKLKTADFRQRTRSQSLHVPTQLATRIFATVREMLSREIDGTAFRLIGAGVSALKPGAEADDQDLLDRRSAHAERAMDNVRKKFGNAAVMRGIAYDGPAKPE, encoded by the coding sequence TTGAGCGACCGTCCGCCAGCCGACCTTACGGGATTTTGCCGCGACTGCCTGTCGGACGTCGCGGCAAGGACCATGCGCTGCGCTGAATGCGGCTCCCCCCGCCTCATCCGCCATCGCACCCTCGGCGCGCTGACACTCGCGCATATCGATTGCGATGCGTTCTATGCAACCGTCGAGAAGCGCGACAACCCGGACATCGCCGACAAGCCTGTGATCATCGGCGGCGGCAAGCGCGGCGTGGTGTCGGCGGCCTGCTACATCGCCCGCACCTATGGCGTCCGCTCGGCCATGCCGATGTTCAAGGCGCTCGACCTCTGCCCATCGGCTGTGGTGGTCCGGCCCGACATGGCGAAATACGTTCGCGTCGGACGCGAAGTCCGCCATGCGATGATGGCATTGACCCCGCTGGTCGAGCCGCTCTCTATCGACGAGGCATTCCTCGACCTCAGCGGCACCGAACTGGTGCACGGCATGATCCCCGCCAAGGTGCTTGCGCGGTTCGCGTCCCAGGTGGAGCGCGACATCGGCATCACCGTCTCGGTCGGACTGTCCGTGAACAAGTTTCTCGCCAAGATCGCATCCGACCTCGACAAGCCGCGTGGCTTCGCGGCGCTCGACCAGGAGGAAGCGCGCACGATGCTCGCCGAGCGGCCGGTCGGGTTCATCTACGGAGTTGGCCCCGCCTCGCAGGAAAAACTCTCGCAGCGCGGCTTCCGCCTGATCAAGGATCTGCAGCGCGCCGACGAGATCGATCTGATGAAGCAATTCGGCCCCGAGGGACGGCGGCTGTGGCGGCTGGCGCGCGGCATCGACGACCGCAAGGTGGTCGCCGATCGCGGCGCCAAGACAATTTCAAATGAAACGACGCTTGAGTCCGACGTGCGGGATTTTCCGACGCTGGAGAAAATTCTGTGGCGGCTGTGCGAAAAGGTATCCTCGCGCCTCAAGAGCGGCGACCTCTCCGGATCGACCATCACGCTGAAATTGAAAACCGCGGACTTCAGGCAGCGCACCCGTTCGCAATCGCTTCACGTTCCGACGCAACTCGCGACCCGCATTTTCGCGACCGTGCGCGAAATGCTCAGCCGCGAGATCGACGGTACCGCGTTCCGGCTGATCGGCGCCGGAGTCAGCGCGCTCAAACCCGGCGCCGAGGCCGACGATCAGGATCTGCTGGATCGCCGCTCGGCCCATGCCGAACGCGCGATGGACAATGTCCGCAAGAAATTCGGCAACGCCGCCGTGATGCGCGGGATTGCATATGACGGACCTGCGAAGCCGGAATGA